The genomic DNA GACTTCGGTCAGCATCGTGAAGGACAAGTTCACGGACAGGTCACGGGGATTCGCGTTCGTCGAGATGACCGCTGCCGATGCAGCGACCGCGGCGATTGCGGCCTTGAATTCGTACCAGATGGAAGGCCGGCCGCTCACCGTCAACGTGGCGCGCGAGCGCACCGAGCGTCCGCCCCGCGGCAACGACCGTCGGTCGTCCCGCGACAGCGGCAACCGCTGGTAGACAGCCCTACGCGGCTTTCAAGGGCGGGCGCAAGCCCGCCCTTCGTTTTTGCGGGCCTTGGCGTTGACATACCCCAGCAGCGCTATATCATCACAGAGCATGAGCGAGAGATTTCCACAACTCACAGGCCTGACTCGTGACGAACTGCTCGGTCTGATCGAGGATTCCGCCAAGAACTGGCTGGCTCACGACGGGCTCTGGTTCCAGGCGGTCGAACGCGCTCACGGGCTCGATGCTGCCATCAAGGCCGACGCCGAGGCCTGGCGCGTCTTCACCGTCATTGAGGCGAAGCGGATCATGGAGCGACATGGGATTGCTCCCGGCGGTGGGATACC from bacterium includes the following:
- a CDS encoding RNA-binding protein, translated to MGTRIFVGNLPFSATETQLNELFSQHGEVTSVSIVKDKFTDRSRGFAFVEMTAADAATAAIAALNSYQMEGRPLTVNVARERTERPPRGNDRRSSRDSGNRW